In Weissella tructae, the DNA window TGCTTTCCGATACTGAATAGAGGTGTCATGTCGTGTGCTGATGCACGTAGGTAGCGCTTTTGCTTTCCGCGTAGTTCAATCATAATTAAATCATAGCCTTTCGAGTCAAAACAGATACACCCTTAGGGGCCCAACCGGCAACAACTGCATTAGCTGGTACAGTAATCCAACCAAGTCCGTCGATGACGATATCTGTCTTTTGTGTTGTTTTAAATTCATGGCGTTGCAATGGTGGCAAATCTGCCAAATGCTCAGCTGAAGGTGGTGCTAATAATTCACCAGCGTGCTTAGCGTAGAAGTCTTCTGCCTTCTCCAACTTTGTACGGTGAATCATCAAGTTGTTATCAAAGTAAGCTGTAAATCCACCCTTTGCCCCTTGCACGTAATCAAAACGTGCTAGTGCACCCATAAACAATGTTTGTTCAGGGTTCAATTGGTAAGTACGTGGCTTTAGTTCCTTTTGTGGTGTGACATACTTCAAGTCCTTTGGAGACAAGTAATGTGCCATTTGATCTTGGTGAATAATACCAGGTGTGTCGATAATCGCGCTATCGTCATCCAAAGGAATTTCGATACGGTCAAGGGTTGTTCCTGGGAAACGAGATGTTGTAATCACATCGTTTTGATCACCAGTAACGTCCTTGATGATTTGGTTAATCATTGTTGACTTACCAACATTGGTTACCCCAACCACGTATACATCACGACCTTCACGGTACTTTTCAATCAAGTCCATCAAAGCCGGCAAATCATCACCTGTACGGCCAGATGTTAGTGCAATATCAATTGGACGTAGTCCAGCGATGTTTGCTTGTTGACGCATCCAGTCCTTAATCTTGCTACGCCGCAAAGACTTTGGCAAAACGTCAATTTTGTTTCCAACCAACAAGATTGGGTTCTTACCAACAAAACGGTGAATTCCAGGAATCAATGATCCTGAGAAGTCAAAGACGTCCATTACGTACACGACCAATGAATTTGTGCTACCAATTTGGTCCAACAAACGACGGAAATCGTCATCTGTCAAACTAACTGGTTGAATTTCATTGTAGTGACGCAAACGGAAACAACGTTGGCACAAGATTTCTTCGTTTTCGAAACCTTTGCGCAAAGCTGACATTGGTGTGTAACCCAATTCTTCTGATTCAGTTGTTTGAATTAATGCCCCACAGCCGATACAACGTAGTTCGTCTGCTAGGTATTCTTGTAGTTCTGCATCACTAATCAAGTTCTTGCCTCCATATAAGCTCTGGATGTGCTGCAAGCATACGCTTCTTCACACCCTTTTCAAAAAATCGGTTAATTTTTGTATTCCATTGGTCAGTTTCCAAAATAGGCTTAACCAAAATACTACGCATACCAGCATTGTTAGATGACCAAACATCTGTTAGTAATTGGTCACCGACCATTACAACTTCATCTGCTGATAAGTTCAAATCTGTCATGGCTTCCTTTAACCCACGTGTAAGTGGCTTAAATGCACGAGAGACAAATGGTAATGATAGGGGCTCAGCCACACGTGCAACACGTGGTGCCTTGTTATTTGACACAATCACAACGGGAATTTCCGCTTCAGCCATTTCTGCTAACCAACGGTGTAGTTCGGGCGTTCCATCAGGATTATTCCACGCAATTAATGTGTTATCTAAGTCTGTTAATACCGCCTTAATCCCTTGCGTACGCAATTGTTCAGGAGTTAAGTGATAAATCGCATCCAACATCCAAGTGGGTGTAAATTTCTCAGTCATATTATTTCCTAACTTAACTTTAGTCTTATTCACTATTATACGCTAAAACACGCCCAACTGAAACCCGCAGAGAAAACAGAAAAGACGTTGCTCATTAGGGCAACGTCTTCTTCGTGTTAATTAATCAGTGGCACGTTCAGCGTTAATGTTCTTAGTTCCGACCTTTTCTTCACCAAGAGCAACGAAGTCGTATGACAACTCAGCGTTACGTTCGAATTCAGCCAATCCGTAAGCAATGATTTCATCAATCAATGCTGAGTAGCTGATTCCTGAAACTTCCCACATTTGTGGATACAAAGAAATGTTTGTAAATCCAGGCAATGTGTTTGGTTCTCCCAAGTATGGCACACCATCTTGATCAACCATGAAGTCCATACGTGTCAAACCAACAAGACCAAGCGCCTTGTAAGTTGCAAGGGCCATTTCAGTAATTTCAGCTTCCAAGTCAGCATCCAAAGTTGCTGGCAATTCAAATGTCATTCCTGAAGCGTCCACGAACTTGTTGTTGTAGTCGTACCAAACGTCTTCACCAGCATCAGGTAGGATAATTCCTCCGATACGTGATGCACGTGGGTTTTCATTACCCAAGATTGAGATAAACACTTCACGTGGTGACTTCAATCCGGCTTCAACAAGTACCTTGTAGTCGTATTGTAGGGCATCGGCCAATCCTGCAGCGTATTCTTCTGCATTCTTAACACGGTGAATACCAACAGATGAACCTTGCTTAGCAGCCTTCACAAACAATGTGCTTGTTCCTAGCTTTTCAACAAGTTCTTCGTATGTGTAGTCATCCTTAGTTTGGTCTGTAAGCAACACGTACTTTGTGTTACGAATACCAGCTTGGTTCAACACACGCTTTGTCAAATCCTTGTCAAAGGCCATGGCTGACGCCGCAGTTCCTGGACCAATGAATGGCTTTTGCAATAGACGGAACAATGATTGCAATGTTCCATCTTCACCCAAGTTACCGTGGACAACTGGGTAGAATAGATCGATTTGATCCATTGCGCCCAAGTTGGCAATTGGTGCCAATGGGTTTGTCATATCCATCTTTTCCATTGCAGCTGCAACGATTGGATCTTCATCTTCACCTTCAAAGACACGCAAAGAGTCTTCTGGGTTCATAATGATTCCTGCCTTTGAAATCAAAAAGACAGTCACATTGTACTTGTCCTTATCCATTGCTTGATAAATATTCCAAGCTGAACGCTTTGATACGTCGTGTTCTGATGAGTTCCCACCAAAGAACAATGCAATATTCAACTTTTCTGTCATGTTCGCACACTCCCTCTATAGCTGTGTAATTTGTGTTACTGGAAACTAAAGTATACCATAATTTCACATTAAGCGAGTATGTTCTTCGCTTGATTTAGGTATTCTCGGATTTCTTCAGGCAATTTTTCACGAACTAATAGGCCTTGTAAAAAATGTTTTTGATTACTTAAACGTGTCCAACTCACTTCGTCTTGCGCTGCTCGCTGTAATACCAGGCTCTTACGCCACTGCTTCAATAAATTCAACGCATAGTCGACGTAAATTTGGTCTAAATTCAGTAAATTAATCCAATACGTCACGAGACGCCAATCTTCACCAGTGACCATTGCATATGGTTGACGTTTTAGCGCCTCGACCATTAGGGTCAATAAGAAAATTTTATCCGCTCGCTGGACTTGCTCATTTAAAGCTGTCGCATCTAAAAATTGACCAACTTGCAGATATGTTTGGGCCAATCCTTTATCCGCAATCATGCCACGATTATCACGCTCTAATGCCATATACAAAGCAAAACGTTCGATAATTTGCGTCTGTAGTAAGACTGGCAAATGCTTTTGATATTGGCGTGGTCCCCAAAAGAAAATAACTGCCAATAAATTGACCGCTGCAGCACGGGTAAATACTGCATCATTTGGTGCTTCATCAATGTGGGCAAATAAATAATCATCGCGACTAATTAAAAATGCCACACGTTTCACTTGGTCCCAACCGAGTACGCCACCTTGAATTAATTCGGTTAAAAGTGTCAACGCACCCGCATCGCGAATAAAAAAATCTTTCGCATGCAAGCCTTTTACCAATAATTCCAATTCATCGTCTGTGACGTCCTTTTTTTCTTCTGTGCGCAATGCAATCATCAATTCAGTCAATTCATGTTCGTCGTCCGGGCGCATCCCCACAATACGACTTGTTTGTGTGCGATCAATTGTGTGGTCAATTTCGTCTAGCCAACGTCCCAAGACATCCCCTAATGAATTGTACAATTCACCTGTTAAGACACGTTGACGTAATCGACTAACTTCTTGCCGTAATTCACTATAGTCTGTTGCCATTATGCCCTCCTCATATGTTTTCATTACATCTATTGTACACAAGGTCGAGACACGACAAAAGCCCCACACAGATAGTATGAGGCTTTTTATGGCATCAAAATGCCGTTATCTCTTTTAGATTAGTGTTTCAAGTGGTAGTAGTAAATTGATACGGCCACATCGCGACTCGCTAATGCATTATGCAGACGCATACTATTTTGATTGTGCAACGCATTTTGCCAACCATGACGGGGCACAAAACTTGGAATCAAAATGGTCACTGAGTGATTTCGCTCTTTGGCATTCTTAGAAATTTCGTCCACAAAACGAACTGCTGGTTCAGTGATTGAACGGTATGAAGAATGGATATCAACATAGCGAACATCTGGAAATTCCTTTTTAAATTTCACACCTAAATCGCGTTCTTTTTGTGGATTAGAATCAAAGGAGACGTGCATCGCAATGACTTGGTCCCCAATTGATTTCGCATAATCCACGGCACCCACTGTCACCTTAGTCAAATTAGACACCAAAATAACAACTGTGCTTCCTGAATAACGATGACGTTCAACACGTTCCTTAGCCATGACACGTAATTCATCCGCCACATTCACATAGTGGAGATGAATACGCCAAAAGATTCCCATCAATACTGGCATCACAACTAGGTAAGGCCAGATAACATCAAAGCGTAATAAGAACAATGAAATGACTAAGATTCCAGAAATTAACGCCCCAATAAAATTGACAGTCATCTTCAAGCGCCAATGTCCTTCACGCTCACGTAACCAATGACGTAACATCCCTGATTGAGACAAAGTAAAGGGAACGAAAACCCCAATGGCATATAAGGGAATTAATTGTTCCGTTGATCCTTGGAAAATCAAAACTAGCGCTATCGCACCTAAAGCAAGGGATACGATTCCATTTGAATAGCTCAGACGGTCACCCTTATCTAGGTAAATATGTGGCATGTACTTGTCTTTCGCCAAATTGTAGGCCAATTGTGGAAAGGCAGAGAAACCTGTATTTGCGGCTACTGCTAAAATCAAGGCAGTCGCTAATTGGAATAGATAGAATAAGACACCATGGCCGAAGGTAACCATTCCAATTTGAGATAAGACTGTTACTTCTTCACGCGGTACAATTCCATACCAATATGATAAGAAGGTAATACCCGCGAAAAAGAATGCTAAGATTAGCGCCATAATTGATAATGTGGCAGCCGCATTCTTGGCTTTAGGTTCTTTAAAATTAGGCACCGCATTAGAAATGGCTTCCACTCCGGTCAAGGAAGAAGAACCACTTGAGAATGCACGCATAAACAAAACAATCGACGCACTTCCAAAGCTTGTTCCTACTGCGGCTGTCGCATTATAAGTTACTTGACCGGTCACAATGTTATACAACCCCATCCCAATCATTAACACGACCATCGCGATAAAGAAGAAAACTGGAATCGTTAGGAAACCAGCCGATTCACGAACACCACGCAGGTTCAATGCCATCAATAGCAAAATCAAGCCAATGGCAATTAACACAGAGTATGGACGCAGTCCTGGTAGCGCTGATGTAATGGCTTCGGTTCCTGATGCAACCGATACGGCCACCGTCAACGTGTAGTCAACAAGTAATGATCCTCCGGCCACTAACCCTGCTTTTTGGCCCCAATTTTTGGCCGTAACACGATACGCACCACCACCACCTGGATAAGCATGAATGATTTGTCGGTACGATAGTGTAATCGCCGCCAACAACAACAACACTAATCCGGCAATTGGTAATTGCCACCACAGTGCAACTGTTCCTGCCATCAACAAGGCAGTAATGATTTGCTCGGTTCCATATGCCACAGATGACAGTGCATCAGATGACAACAAAGCCAAAGCTTTTCCGCGACTTAATTTTTGCGATCCTTCATCGAGCGTCTTCAATGGTTTCCCAATGACAAGACGCTTAAGATAACGCCACATGGTTCTCTCCTATAATCTTCCTAAAAAATATGTGTTGCTTACTTACTAACGGTCATTTTAGAACCATTACTTCGGAAAGTCCATTGTTTTAAACATTGTTTTTTCGCTTTCTTGCAAAATAAAAGACAAAAAGGCTAGCTCAATCACTTGAACTAGCCTTTTTCGTCTATTTTTATTACATCATTCCGCCCATACCAGCCATGGCTGCTTGCGCAGCTGCATCACCGTTATCAGCCTTTGGTTGTTCAGCAACAACTGCTTCAGTCGTCAACAACAACGCTGCGACAGAAGCCGCATTTTGTAGCGCAGAACGCGTTACCTTAGTTGGGTCCACGATACCAGCTTGAATCATATCAACCCAAGTATCATCCCCAGCATTGTAACCAATTCCTGGTGTTTGTTCCTTCAACTTGTTCACAATAACTGATCCTTCCAAACCAGCATTTTCAGCAATTTGACGAACAGGTTCTTCCAAGGCACGCTTAACAATGTTAATACCCGTTTGGATGTCACCAGTCTCTGACAAGGCGTCTACGGCTGTAATGGCGTTCACCAATGCAGTTCCCCCACCGGGCACGAAACCTTCTTCAACGGCCGCACGTGTCGCATTCAAAGCATCTTCAATACGGTACTTACGTTCCTTCAATTCTGTTTCTGTAGCTGCCCCAACGTTAATCACGGCAACACCACCTGCTAGCTTAGCCAAACGTTCTTGCAACTTTTCACGATCAAAGTCAGATGTTGTTTGGCTGATTTGCTTCTTCAACATGTCAACACGTTCAGCGATCGCATCCTTTGCCCCAGCACCTTCAACAATTGTTGTTGCATCCTTGGTAACATTTACCTTAGCTGCTTGTCCCAATTGTGCCAAAGTTGCATCCTTCAAACCTAGACCAAGGTCATCTGTAATAACAGTTCCCCCAGTTAGGATGGCAATATCTGCCAACAAGTCCTTACGACGGTCACCAAAGCCAGGTGCCTTCGCCGCAACAACGTTGAATGTTCCACGCATCTTGTTCAAAACCAATGTTGGCAAGGCTTCCCCAGCAATATCATCCGCAATGATGAATAGGGCACGTCCTTGTTCAACAACACTTTGCAATAATGGCAAGATATCTTGAATGTTGTTGATTTTCTTATCAGTAATCAAGATGTATGGATTTTCAAGTGCTGCTTCCATCTTATCTTCGTCAGTAACCATGTATTGTGACAAGTAACCACGATCAAATTGCATACCTTCCACAACATCCAATGTTGTTTCGATACCCTTTGATTCTTCAATCGTAATGACACCGTCGTTACCAACCTTGTCCATTGCTTCAGCAATCAAATCACCAACTTCAGCATTAGCAGCTGAAATAGACGCAACTTGCGCCACTTCTTCCTTAGACGAAACGGTCTTAGACATTTCGTGCAATGCCTTTACAGCTGTAGCGGTTGCTGTTTCAATTCCACGACGAACGCCAACTGGATTAGCACCAGCTGTTACGTTCTTCATCCCTTCGTTCACAATGGCTTGGGCCAAAACAGTCGCAGTTGTTGTTCCATCTCCTGCAATGTCGTTTGTCTTTGATGCAACTTCGGCAACTAACTTAGCACCCATGTCTTCAAAGTGGTCTTCTAATTCAATGGCCTTCGCAATTGTAACACCATCATTTGTAATGGTTGGTGCACCATATGCTTGTTCTAAGACCACATTACGTCCCTTAGGACCAATTGTTGTCTTAACTGTGTTCGCTAACTTGTCCACACCGATTTGCATCTTTGAACGTGCATCTTCAGCAAATTTAATATCTTTAGCCATGTCTTTTCCCCTTTTATATTCTGTTTTTTATCTTTTTAAATGATTTATATTTAAGTCGCTTAATTGCTGTTTGGCTTAAAGCACACCAATGATGTCCTTAGCATGCAAGACCAATAGATCTTCGCCATCAACAACAATTTGTGTCCCAGCGTATTGATCAAACAATACTTCATCACCAACCACAATTCCTTGTGGTGCAGTCAAATCACCCATTGTGTGCTCAGATACTGCCACAACAGTTCCCACGATTGACTTTTCTTGTGCATTTGAGGCTAACAAGATACCACCCACTGATTGTTCAGTTTCTTGCGCCAAACGCAAAACAACACGATCTCCTAAAGGCTTTAACATAATGATGTCCTCCACAATTTTTTATTAGCACTCTCGTTATCTAAGTGCCAATTCAACATAACTATCATATCATATTTAGCGCAAATAAAAAAGCATCCCACTCGATTAGGATGCTTTTTTATCGGAACTGCTTAAAACTCTTCCAAGGTCATTGAAAGCTCAGTCCAACGCTCTTCTAATTCTTCATTTTCTGTGTTTAAACGGGCACTTTCTTCAGACAATTGCGTCAATTGATACACATCTTGCGCCAATTCAGGGGCATTCATTTCTGTATCGATTTCAGCTAAGCGTGTCTCAATTGCGGTCATTTGCTTTTCAACGTCTGCTAATTCACGTTCCAGCTTGCGTTGTGCTTTCTGACGTTCTTTACGTTCTTGATTACTCAAGACTGCTTCAGATGGTTCATCTACTGCCACTGCTTCTTCGGCTTGCTTATTGGCAACTCGCTTTTCTAGATAGTAGTCATAGTCCCCATCAAAGAAAGTTGTGCCATCGGCTGTCAATTCAATAATTTCAGACGCAACTGAATTAATAAAGTAACGGTCGTGCGAAACAAAGAAAATAGTTCCATTGTATTCGTTCAAAGCTGTTTCCAACACTTCACGAGAATCAATATCCAAGTGATTCGTTGGTTCGTCCAGAATCAAACAATTTGCTTTTTCTAACGACAATTTTGTCAGCAATAAACGCGCACGTTCACCACCTGATAGTGATGACACTTTTTTATCAACGGCTTCACCACTGAACATAAATGATCCTAGAATCGTACGGACGTCCTTTTCAGGCATCAATGGATGGGCATCCCAAATTGTGTTAATCACTGTCTTGTTTTCATCAAGGACTTGTTGTTCTTGATCATAGTAACCAACCGTGACACTTGAGCCAATACGCATTGTGCCACCCAACAAAGGCAAACGATCTAGCAAGGTCTTAATCAATGTTGATTTTCCAACTCCATTTGGCCCAACTAAGGCGACCGCATGTTGCTTATCAACTTCAAGGTTCACATTCTTAGCCAATATTTCCGTTGGCCCATAACCAATTTTTCCGTCAGCCATACGAATCACTTCATTACCTGAGTCTTCTTCGGCCGCAAACGTAATACGCGCAACACCCGATTCATTTTGTGGTGCTTCAATCTTTTCCATGCGCTCCAATTGCTTACGACGTGATTGCGCACGCTTCGTCGTTGAAGCACGGACAATATTCTTTTGCACAAAGTCTTCTAACTTAGCAATCTCTTCTTGTTGCTTATCGTAAGCTTTTTGTTCACCAAGAATCTTTTGGGCTTTCAATTCCATAAAGCGACTGTAGTTTCCAATGTAGTGATCCAATTGACCAGAATGCATGTCATAAATTTCGTTAACGACACGATCTAAGAAATAACGATCATGGGAAACCACCAACAAAGCCCCATTATAATTTTGCAAGTATTGTTCTAACCAAGCTAATGTTTCCATATCCAAATGGTTAGTTGGTTCGTCTAAAATCAACAAATCAGGCGTTTCTAACAATTGCTTTGCAATTGCCAAACGTGTACGTTGTCCTCCAGACAATGAATCAATTTTACGGTCATAAAACGACTCATCAAAACCAAATCCATGTAAGACACTACGAATCGTGGCTTCATAACCATAACCATTTTTCTCTTTAAAATCATATTGCATTTGGTCATAATCTGTTAACAAACGTTGATAGGCTTCACCTTCATAATCTGTCACATTAGCCATAGCCGTTTCAACTTCACGCATTTTAGTTTCTAATGCAATCACGTCGGCAAAGACTTCACGCATTTCATTGTACACAGACAATGTTGAATCTAGACCTGAATTTTGTGCCAAATAAGCCACACGTAGTCCTTTTTTACGAGATATTTCACCTTCATCCGGTGTCGTTTCACCCGTAATCATTTTCAATAGCGTTGACTTTCCAGCCCCGTTACGACCAACTAGACCGACACGCCCTTTATCTTGAATTTGCATCGAAAGGTGTTCAAAGAATGTCACACCGTTAAAGCGACGCGTTACATCACTTGCTTGTAAAATAATCATTTTTTCATCCTATATTTTTATATCTTATATGTTTCCAATTCATTAACTAACTGGTCACGCCTTATTTGAACTGTTGTCGTACTTCCGAAACGAAATACAAAGAGCCCGTTATCACCGTCATATCCGTTTGCGCTTGTAAGCTCTTCAATGCTGTTTGCCAGTCATCCCCCCATGTTAATCGTGGATGCGTAAATGGTAAGCCAGCAATCGCTTGTCGGCTTCCTGGCGCTGTAAACGGCACAACAACAATTTTCAGATTGGTTTCCGCTAATAAATGGCGTAGCATTTGTTCGAAATGTTTATCAGCTAATGCGCTAAAAACAATCCCAACGGTTTTATCACCGTATGAGCTACGCAGTGTTTGAACCAAGGCATCAATCCCAGCGACATTATGGGCCCCATCTACAATCACCAAAGGATGGTCTGCCACAGTTTCAAATCTAGCGGGCCAAATGACATGCCGTAAGCCTTCTTGAATCGCCGCATCTGCAATCGTAACCCCTAACATCGGCGCTACTGTTTGTACGGTTTTAATCGCCACAGCCGCATTACCAATTTGATACTGACCATTCAGGTTTAACTGCACCGGTAGCTTATGCTGATCTATCACATACGTTAATTGATGATCTACTGTCCTCATGCCAAATGATTGACCGTAAACATATAGATCACTATCACGCTTCTGAGCAATATCTTGCACAACCGTTAACGCCTCTTGTGGTAAATCCCCCACAATCACTGGCTTACCCGGCGCAATAATATCGGCTTTTTGCTGGGTAATTTCAGTAAGCGTATCCCCTAACACATGCATATGATCATATGACACCGAAGTGATCACAGCTGCTAGTTTATCGGCGATAATCTGGGTACTATCCCACATCCCACCAATCCCAACTTCTAAAATCACCACATCTACAGGCATCTGTTCAAAGTACATAAACATCAAGACCGTTACAATTTCAAACTCAGTTAATTCAAAACCAGGATGTGCAACATCTTGCGCACGCACTAATGGTTCTAATCTTTGCACCAAGGTTAATAATTGTGCATCTGAAATTGGCCCGTTATTATCTTGAATTGTTTCATTGAATCGTTCGATAAACGGCGAGCTGAACAAACCAACTTGTAGGTTAGCAGCACGCAAGATGCTAGCCATCATTTGACTTGTTGAGCCTTTACCATTTGTTCCGGTGACATGAATATATTTTTGTTTGTGTTCAGGATGATTCAGGGTCGCCAAAATAAACCCCAACCGATCGAAAGTTGGTGTTTTGGTCCATTTATGACGCCCATGTATAAAGGCTAAAGCTTGTTCATATGTCTCAATCATTAGCTCACTCATCCCATTTTGATACTTCAATCGTATCATGAATGTTAAGAAACCTAAATGACCAATGTCAAAGCTTTA includes these proteins:
- a CDS encoding YqeG family HAD IIIA-type phosphatase; translated protein: MTEKFTPTWMLDAIYHLTPEQLRTQGIKAVLTDLDNTLIAWNNPDGTPELHRWLAEMAEAEIPVVIVSNNKAPRVARVAEPLSLPFVSRAFKPLTRGLKEAMTDLNLSADEVVMVGDQLLTDVWSSNNAGMRSILVKPILETDQWNTKINRFFEKGVKKRMLAAHPELIWRQELD
- the groL gene encoding chaperonin GroEL (60 kDa chaperone family; promotes refolding of misfolded polypeptides especially under stressful conditions; forms two stacked rings of heptamers to form a barrel-shaped 14mer; ends can be capped by GroES; misfolded proteins enter the barrel where they are refolded when GroES binds); its protein translation is MAKDIKFAEDARSKMQIGVDKLANTVKTTIGPKGRNVVLEQAYGAPTITNDGVTIAKAIELEDHFEDMGAKLVAEVASKTNDIAGDGTTTATVLAQAIVNEGMKNVTAGANPVGVRRGIETATATAVKALHEMSKTVSSKEEVAQVASISAANAEVGDLIAEAMDKVGNDGVITIEESKGIETTLDVVEGMQFDRGYLSQYMVTDEDKMEAALENPYILITDKKINNIQDILPLLQSVVEQGRALFIIADDIAGEALPTLVLNKMRGTFNVVAAKAPGFGDRRKDLLADIAILTGGTVITDDLGLGLKDATLAQLGQAAKVNVTKDATTIVEGAGAKDAIAERVDMLKKQISQTTSDFDREKLQERLAKLAGGVAVINVGAATETELKERKYRIEDALNATRAAVEEGFVPGGGTALVNAITAVDALSETGDIQTGINIVKRALEEPVRQIAENAGLEGSVIVNKLKEQTPGIGYNAGDDTWVDMIQAGIVDPTKVTRSALQNAASVAALLLTTEAVVAEQPKADNGDAAAQAAMAGMGGMM
- the yqeH gene encoding ribosome biogenesis GTPase YqeH; protein product: MISDAELQEYLADELRCIGCGALIQTTESEELGYTPMSALRKGFENEEILCQRCFRLRHYNEIQPVSLTDDDFRRLLDQIGSTNSLVVYVMDVFDFSGSLIPGIHRFVGKNPILLVGNKIDVLPKSLRRSKIKDWMRQQANIAGLRPIDIALTSGRTGDDLPALMDLIEKYREGRDVYVVGVTNVGKSTMINQIIKDVTGDQNDVITTSRFPGTTLDRIEIPLDDDSAIIDTPGIIHQDQMAHYLSPKDLKYVTPQKELKPRTYQLNPEQTLFMGALARFDYVQGAKGGFTAYFDNNLMIHRTKLEKAEDFYAKHAGELLAPPSAEHLADLPPLQRHEFKTTQKTDIVIDGLGWITVPANAVVAGWAPKGVSVLTRKAMI
- a CDS encoding DUF2785 domain-containing protein, producing the protein MATDYSELRQEVSRLRQRVLTGELYNSLGDVLGRWLDEIDHTIDRTQTSRIVGMRPDDEHELTELMIALRTEEKKDVTDDELELLVKGLHAKDFFIRDAGALTLLTELIQGGVLGWDQVKRVAFLISRDDYLFAHIDEAPNDAVFTRAAAVNLLAVIFFWGPRQYQKHLPVLLQTQIIERFALYMALERDNRGMIADKGLAQTYLQVGQFLDATALNEQVQRADKIFLLTLMVEALKRQPYAMVTGEDWRLVTYWINLLNLDQIYVDYALNLLKQWRKSLVLQRAAQDEVSWTRLSNQKHFLQGLLVREKLPEEIREYLNQAKNILA
- a CDS encoding ABC-F family ATP-binding cassette domain-containing protein, with protein sequence MIILQASDVTRRFNGVTFFEHLSMQIQDKGRVGLVGRNGAGKSTLLKMITGETTPDEGEISRKKGLRVAYLAQNSGLDSTLSVYNEMREVFADVIALETKMREVETAMANVTDYEGEAYQRLLTDYDQMQYDFKEKNGYGYEATIRSVLHGFGFDESFYDRKIDSLSGGQRTRLAIAKQLLETPDLLILDEPTNHLDMETLAWLEQYLQNYNGALLVVSHDRYFLDRVVNEIYDMHSGQLDHYIGNYSRFMELKAQKILGEQKAYDKQQEEIAKLEDFVQKNIVRASTTKRAQSRRKQLERMEKIEAPQNESGVARITFAAEEDSGNEVIRMADGKIGYGPTEILAKNVNLEVDKQHAVALVGPNGVGKSTLIKTLLDRLPLLGGTMRIGSSVTVGYYDQEQQVLDENKTVINTIWDAHPLMPEKDVRTILGSFMFSGEAVDKKVSSLSGGERARLLLTKLSLEKANCLILDEPTNHLDIDSREVLETALNEYNGTIFFVSHDRYFINSVASEIIELTADGTTFFDGDYDYYLEKRVANKQAEEAVAVDEPSEAVLSNQERKERQKAQRKLERELADVEKQMTAIETRLAEIDTEMNAPELAQDVYQLTQLSEESARLNTENEELEERWTELSMTLEEF
- a CDS encoding co-chaperone GroES produces the protein MLKPLGDRVVLRLAQETEQSVGGILLASNAQEKSIVGTVVAVSEHTMGDLTAPQGIVVGDEVLFDQYAGTQIVVDGEDLLVLHAKDIIGVL
- a CDS encoding APC family permease, whose product is MWRYLKRLVIGKPLKTLDEGSQKLSRGKALALLSSDALSSVAYGTEQIITALLMAGTVALWWQLPIAGLVLLLLAAITLSYRQIIHAYPGGGGAYRVTAKNWGQKAGLVAGGSLLVDYTLTVAVSVASGTEAITSALPGLRPYSVLIAIGLILLLMALNLRGVRESAGFLTIPVFFFIAMVVLMIGMGLYNIVTGQVTYNATAAVGTSFGSASIVLFMRAFSSGSSSLTGVEAISNAVPNFKEPKAKNAAATLSIMALILAFFFAGITFLSYWYGIVPREEVTVLSQIGMVTFGHGVLFYLFQLATALILAVAANTGFSAFPQLAYNLAKDKYMPHIYLDKGDRLSYSNGIVSLALGAIALVLIFQGSTEQLIPLYAIGVFVPFTLSQSGMLRHWLREREGHWRLKMTVNFIGALISGILVISLFLLRFDVIWPYLVVMPVLMGIFWRIHLHYVNVADELRVMAKERVERHRYSGSTVVILVSNLTKVTVGAVDYAKSIGDQVIAMHVSFDSNPQKERDLGVKFKKEFPDVRYVDIHSSYRSITEPAVRFVDEISKNAKERNHSVTILIPSFVPRHGWQNALHNQNSMRLHNALASRDVAVSIYYYHLKH
- a CDS encoding D-alanine--D-alanine ligase family protein, with the protein product MTEKLNIALFFGGNSSEHDVSKRSAWNIYQAMDKDKYNVTVFLISKAGIIMNPEDSLRVFEGEDEDPIVAAAMEKMDMTNPLAPIANLGAMDQIDLFYPVVHGNLGEDGTLQSLFRLLQKPFIGPGTAASAMAFDKDLTKRVLNQAGIRNTKYVLLTDQTKDDYTYEELVEKLGTSTLFVKAAKQGSSVGIHRVKNAEEYAAGLADALQYDYKVLVEAGLKSPREVFISILGNENPRASRIGGIILPDAGEDVWYDYNNKFVDASGMTFELPATLDADLEAEITEMALATYKALGLVGLTRMDFMVDQDGVPYLGEPNTLPGFTNISLYPQMWEVSGISYSALIDEIIAYGLAEFERNAELSYDFVALGEEKVGTKNINAERATD